GGCCAGGTAGACGGGAGCCCCACTTCCGATGCGAGAGGCGTAGTTTCCCTTGCGGAGCATGCGATGCAGACGACCGACGGGGAACTGGAGCCCAGCTCGGGACGAACGCGACTTCGCTTTCCCTCCGCTCTTCGACTTGCCTCCTTTTCCACGTCCAGACATGTTGAACACCGAGAACTGCGAGATGAACACACATATCGACTGAGAACTGTGACGTCTTATAGAGAGCCGGGCTGCGTGTATGCTCCGCCCCCAAGCTGTGGGCGGAGCATTATCCCAGCTCTGCTTTCAAGAGAAGCAGGCGATGAAGTGCCTCATCTACTGGTTTGCCAGGAAACGTCGACGTCATGCCATCGAAGCCATCGGCGAAATCATCGAAGAAGGAGATGAAGAGCGAGAAGTCCAGCCGGTCCGGagacaagaagaagaggagTCATCGGAGGGAGAGCTACTCGGTCTACATCTACCGTGTGCTCAAACAGGTGCACCCAGACACCGGCGTGTCGTCGAAGGCGATGTCGATCATGAATTCGTTCGTGAACGACGTCTTCGAACGCATCGCCGCTGAGGCGTCGCGACTCGCGCACTACAACAAGCGATCGACGATCTCCTCCCGCGAGATCCAGACGGCTGTCCGACTCGTCCTCCCCGGGGAACTCGCCAAACACGCGGTTTCCGAGGGCACGAAGGCTGTGACCAAATACACCTCGTGCAGGTAGAGCTCCGATCACCTCTACGGCACAAATATCTAACCCAACGGCCCTCTTTAGGGCCACAAACTGGTGCCGAGTACTTTCGTTTACTAAAGTTTACCAGTAGCTAACAGA
The Necator americanus strain Aroian chromosome I, whole genome shotgun sequence genome window above contains:
- a CDS encoding hypothetical protein (NECATOR_CHRI.G3936.T1) — translated: MLRPQAVGGALSQLCFQEKQAMKCLIYWFARKRRRHAIEAIGEIIEEGDEEREVQPVRRQEEEESSEGELLGLHLPCAQTGAPRHRRVVEGDVDHEFVRERRLRTHRR